In Alphaproteobacteria bacterium, one DNA window encodes the following:
- a CDS encoding type II toxin-antitoxin system RelE/ParE family toxin: MKSIEWVGSSKRDILGLPEAVRSEIGFSLFQVQNGIMPEQAKPLKGFGGASVQEIMADHKSDTYRAVYTVRFTAKIYILHVFQKKSKSGTSTPKKDMDLIEKRLKQVVEMESRRTQL, from the coding sequence ATGAAGTCAATCGAGTGGGTCGGCTCCTCAAAGAGGGATATCTTGGGATTACCTGAGGCCGTGCGCAGTGAAATTGGTTTTTCTTTGTTTCAGGTTCAAAATGGCATAATGCCTGAGCAGGCCAAACCATTAAAAGGGTTTGGTGGTGCTAGCGTTCAGGAAATTATGGCTGATCACAAAAGTGATACCTATCGGGCAGTCTACACGGTGCGGTTTACAGCAAAGATTTATATTCTTCATGTTTTTCAGAAAAAATCAAAGTCAGGAACCTCGACACCAAAAAAAGATATGGACCTTATAGAAAAACGTTTAAAGCAAGTTGTTGAAATGGAAAGCAGGAGAACGCAGCTATGA
- the secF gene encoding protein translocase subunit SecF encodes MRRLHLVPYNTNFNFIGFRFITFLIAGLITIVSLTAVTFKGLNYGIDFRGGYTLEVKMPEVVDVSVLREKLTQLKLGEVVLQNFGTEHDLLIKLERQEGDDTVQASAIQKIKDALGPNVDYRRVETIGPKVGGELVRNGLKAVAFALLAMLVYIAVRFEWQFAVCAILALAHDCIAILGLFSLTPLEFNETAIIAVLITAGYSINDTIVIFDRIRENIKKFKRIPLSELINKSVNETLSRTTLTATTTLLALLALYFFGGKVISTFSLPIILGILVGSFSSICLAAPLLLYLNVKRNDFVKVDKATEEGSIV; translated from the coding sequence ATGCGCCGCCTGCACCTTGTTCCCTATAATACAAACTTTAATTTTATTGGATTCCGGTTCATCACCTTTTTGATTGCTGGGCTCATCACCATTGTATCGTTAACGGCGGTGACCTTTAAAGGGCTGAACTACGGGATCGATTTTAGGGGGGGCTATACCCTAGAAGTCAAAATGCCTGAGGTTGTTGATGTCTCTGTCTTGCGGGAAAAATTAACACAGCTAAAGCTTGGTGAAGTCGTTTTGCAGAATTTTGGCACTGAACATGATTTGTTGATTAAGCTTGAAAGACAAGAGGGTGACGATACAGTCCAAGCATCGGCGATTCAAAAGATAAAGGATGCGCTGGGACCCAATGTGGATTACCGCCGCGTTGAAACCATCGGACCAAAGGTTGGCGGGGAACTTGTTCGTAATGGTCTTAAAGCCGTTGCGTTTGCTTTGTTGGCGATGTTGGTTTATATTGCCGTGCGGTTCGAATGGCAGTTCGCGGTTTGTGCCATTCTGGCATTGGCCCATGACTGTATCGCCATATTGGGTTTGTTTTCTTTGACCCCTTTAGAATTCAACGAAACCGCCATTATTGCTGTTTTGATTACGGCCGGGTATTCGATTAACGATACCATTGTTATTTTTGACAGAATTCGGGAAAATATCAAGAAATTCAAACGAATTCCGTTGTCTGAACTGATTAACAAAAGCGTTAATGAGACATTATCCCGGACAACATTAACAGCAACAACCACCCTGTTGGCCTTGTTGGCGTTATACTTTTTTGGGGGCAAGGTTATCTCCACATTCAGTTTGCCGATTATCTTGGGAATTCTTGTTGGATCATTTTCATCAATTTGTTTAGCAGCCCCTTTGCTTTTGTATCTTAACGTCAAAAGAAATGATTTTGTGAAAGTGGACAAGGCAACCGAAGAGGGTTCCATTGTTTAG
- a CDS encoding helix-turn-helix transcriptional regulator, with the protein MTQHTKHEPIESGSNNIFADLGLSNPEEHLAKATLAIQIAKIIKERGLSQSAAAAILGIDQPKVSALMRGQLKNFSLDRLCRFLNHFDRDVDIIVRNKSCNHAHGETHVIFHESAVIETSSARA; encoded by the coding sequence ATGACACAGCATACGAAGCACGAACCTATCGAGAGTGGATCTAATAATATTTTTGCCGATCTTGGTCTGTCAAATCCAGAAGAACATTTAGCAAAGGCAACGTTGGCAATCCAAATTGCTAAAATAATTAAGGAACGAGGGTTGAGCCAATCAGCCGCTGCTGCAATTCTTGGGATAGATCAACCAAAGGTGTCTGCGCTTATGCGAGGACAACTCAAGAATTTTTCCCTTGATAGGCTATGTCGTTTTCTTAACCACTTTGACCGGGATGTTGATATTATCGTTAGGAATAAATCCTGCAATCATGCCCATGGAGAAACACATGTGATTTTTCATGAATCAGCCGTGATAGAGACATCGTCAGCAAGGGCATGA
- the nuoL gene encoding NADH-quinone oxidoreductase subunit L, protein MILACTILFSPLLSFLLALLCRKYTIFCQAVTCLGVGTAFFACVLLWMDLGPSLSFSINLLPWIKVGNFQAHWGINFDPLSMVMTGIVTLISFLVHIYSLGYMAHDQGISRFMAYLSLFTFMMLLLVTAPNMMQLFAGWEGVGLASYLLIGFWHEKPKASAAAQKAFIVNRAGDMGLILGMCALYAWMGTLDFYEIFIHLPGKSAAVIDVAGYEFHAATLTCILLFIGVMGKSAQFGLHTWLPDAMEGPTPVSALIHAATMVTAGIFLVARLSPVFEYAPLAKQIMVVVGTVTAFFGATVALSQDNIKRIIAYSTCSQLGYMVVACGCSAYSVAVFHLCTHAFFKALLFLGAGSIIHSMSDEQDIKKMGGIYRLIPMTYGMMWIGALALSGIPFFAGYYSKEAILDSALSTGHIVSLCFLLVVVVLTAFYAARLLVVVFHGQHHADEQVMAHIHESPKTMLFPLFVLTLGSLFSGWLGWQWFIKQQMGFSWGQSISIPDVLIDAGGHGGHGWLLSIALISAVVGIALAVFIYNLRPVIQKAMETSIPYKFLHHKWYIDELYQWIWVRPCITMGSILWHQGDLRIIDRLGPDGLASLSLRLSLKAKNFQSGQIVQYAFVMFFGIFALTTICGLVFYHYQILIFIKSFLGS, encoded by the coding sequence ATGATATTGGCTTGCACCATTCTGTTTTCTCCTTTGCTGAGTTTTTTGTTGGCTTTGTTATGTCGAAAGTACACGATTTTTTGCCAAGCGGTCACATGCCTTGGGGTCGGAACGGCGTTTTTTGCGTGTGTATTGTTATGGATGGACCTGGGGCCAAGTCTTTCTTTTTCCATCAATTTATTGCCCTGGATAAAGGTTGGAAATTTTCAGGCGCATTGGGGGATTAATTTTGATCCCCTAAGCATGGTTATGACAGGGATTGTGACGCTGATTTCTTTCTTGGTACATATTTATTCGCTTGGATATATGGCACATGACCAGGGGATCAGTCGATTCATGGCGTACCTAAGTTTGTTCACGTTCATGATGTTGCTTTTGGTGACCGCCCCGAACATGATGCAGCTATTTGCAGGGTGGGAGGGGGTTGGTCTTGCATCCTATTTGCTTATCGGGTTTTGGCATGAAAAACCAAAGGCATCAGCGGCCGCCCAAAAGGCCTTTATCGTTAACCGTGCAGGAGATATGGGGCTGATCCTTGGTATGTGTGCTTTGTATGCTTGGATGGGGACGCTCGATTTTTATGAAATTTTTATCCATTTGCCCGGTAAATCTGCGGCCGTTATTGATGTTGCGGGCTATGAATTCCATGCGGCAACATTAACCTGCATCCTTTTGTTTATTGGTGTCATGGGAAAGTCAGCCCAATTTGGTCTGCATACTTGGCTGCCAGATGCGATGGAGGGGCCAACCCCCGTATCGGCCCTTATCCATGCAGCGACGATGGTAACCGCTGGTATATTTTTGGTGGCACGTTTGTCGCCAGTCTTTGAATATGCTCCGCTCGCAAAACAAATCATGGTTGTCGTTGGAACGGTTACGGCATTTTTTGGGGCGACGGTTGCCCTTTCTCAGGATAACATTAAACGAATTATCGCCTATTCTACCTGTAGCCAGCTGGGGTATATGGTGGTTGCTTGCGGGTGTTCGGCCTATTCTGTGGCTGTATTTCACCTGTGCACCCATGCCTTTTTCAAGGCGCTCTTATTTTTGGGGGCAGGGTCTATTATTCATTCTATGTCTGATGAACAAGACATTAAAAAAATGGGGGGTATTTACCGGTTAATTCCCATGACCTATGGAATGATGTGGATTGGAGCCCTGGCCTTGTCGGGTATACCATTCTTTGCGGGATATTATTCAAAAGAAGCCATCTTGGATTCTGCCTTATCAACGGGACACATCGTATCCTTGTGTTTTCTGTTGGTTGTTGTGGTCTTGACCGCTTTTTACGCAGCGCGGTTACTTGTAGTTGTGTTCCATGGTCAGCACCACGCAGATGAACAAGTTATGGCCCATATCCACGAATCCCCTAAAACGATGTTGTTTCCATTGTTTGTTCTGACGCTGGGATCGTTGTTCAGTGGTTGGCTGGGGTGGCAGTGGTTCATCAAGCAACAAATGGGTTTTTCTTGGGGTCAATCCATATCCATCCCTGATGTATTGATCGATGCTGGTGGCCATGGCGGACACGGTTGGCTTTTGTCGATTGCATTAATAAGTGCTGTTGTCGGGATTGCTTTAGCTGTCTTTATTTACAACCTGAGGCCAGTTATTCAAAAAGCGATGGAGACCTCGATCCCCTATAAATTCCTTCATCACAAATGGTATATCGACGAACTTTATCAATGGATATGGGTTAGGCCCTGCATAACCATGGGGAGCATTCTATGGCACCAAGGGGATCTTCGGATTATTGATCGCCTGGGGCCGGATGGTTTGGCTAGCTTATCGCTGCGTCTATCGCTTAAAGCAAAAAATTTTCAAAGTGGGCAAATTGTTCAATATGCCTTTGTGATGTTTTTTGGGATTTTTGCCCTAACAACCATTTGTGGTCTTGTGTTCTATCATTATCAAATATTAATTTTTATCAAATCATTCTTAGGCTCGTAA
- the nuoG gene encoding NADH-quinone oxidoreductase subunit NuoG produces MITLTINDTRIDVERGTTILGACRKLGIEIPVFCYHPKLSIAGNCRMCLVDVAGSPKPMTSCCTAVSDGMIVNTNTPNVEKARKGVLELLLINHPLDCPVCDQGGECDLQDITFNYGCGTSRFDLDKRIVADKNMGPLIKTVMTRCIHCTRCIRFAQEIAGIPEIGTTGRGDNTEITTYLEKSLSSELSGNLIDICPVGALTNKPAAFQCRSWELTKMDTIDVMDAVGSNIRIDARGQEILRIVPRSNDLINEDWISDRTRFSYDGLKVQRLDKPYMRVNGKLQPCSWDQAFAAIQSKIKGVQGSEIAAFAGDQADCESMLVLKELMTHLGSPHTECRQDGSRLPADARCHYIMNTTIAGIERADCLLLVGTNPRFEAPLVNARIRKRYLMGNFPIALVGESLDLTYPYEFLSQTPLILTDLLQGSHPFSETLGQAQRPALILGQGALNRADSHAILKTVQDLLHRYRFLREDWNGYNVLHTAAGRVGGFDMGFTSDHKKKDSKIVYLLGADELAMDQFGDAFVIYQGHHGDVGANRADVILPGAAYTEKNATFVNTEGRVQQTRQVIAPPGDAKEDWRIICLLAEKLGAPLSYRNLDDIRIKINDRIAPSLWQDFTSLVSEDLTDKPFSLPISNFYKVDPISRHSQIMTQCMDAV; encoded by the coding sequence ATGATCACTTTAACCATCAATGATACTCGTATTGACGTAGAACGGGGCACAACAATCCTTGGGGCTTGCCGAAAGCTTGGCATAGAAATCCCTGTGTTTTGTTACCATCCCAAACTTTCCATAGCGGGAAATTGTCGTATGTGTTTGGTGGATGTTGCAGGCTCCCCAAAACCAATGACGAGCTGCTGCACAGCCGTATCCGATGGGATGATCGTCAATACCAACACTCCCAATGTTGAAAAAGCCCGCAAGGGTGTTTTAGAATTATTGCTGATTAATCACCCGCTTGATTGCCCTGTTTGTGATCAGGGTGGCGAATGTGATTTGCAGGATATTACCTTTAATTACGGTTGCGGGACCAGTCGCTTTGATTTGGATAAACGAATTGTTGCTGACAAAAACATGGGCCCCCTGATTAAAACAGTGATGACGCGGTGTATCCATTGCACGCGGTGCATTCGCTTTGCCCAGGAAATCGCTGGCATTCCGGAGATTGGAACCACCGGGCGTGGGGACAATACCGAAATCACCACGTACCTCGAAAAGTCGCTGTCATCTGAATTATCGGGAAACCTTATTGACATCTGTCCCGTCGGGGCATTGACCAATAAACCAGCTGCGTTTCAATGCCGGTCTTGGGAACTTACAAAAATGGACACGATTGATGTGATGGATGCTGTTGGATCGAACATTCGTATTGATGCGCGGGGTCAGGAAATCCTACGTATTGTGCCGCGATCTAATGATCTGATTAACGAGGATTGGATTAGCGATCGCACGCGTTTTTCATATGACGGGCTGAAAGTTCAGCGGCTTGATAAGCCATATATGCGGGTCAATGGTAAGCTTCAACCCTGCAGTTGGGATCAGGCGTTTGCGGCCATACAATCCAAAATCAAGGGGGTCCAGGGTTCTGAAATTGCGGCCTTTGCGGGGGACCAGGCTGATTGTGAATCCATGCTGGTGTTAAAGGAATTGATGACGCATCTTGGCAGCCCCCATACGGAATGTCGTCAAGATGGATCCCGTTTGCCAGCAGATGCCCGATGCCATTATATTATGAACACAACGATTGCCGGAATTGAACGGGCCGATTGTTTGTTGTTGGTTGGAACGAACCCCCGTTTTGAAGCGCCTCTGGTCAATGCTAGGATTCGTAAACGATACCTAATGGGAAATTTTCCCATTGCCCTGGTCGGAGAATCGCTGGATTTAACATACCCCTATGAATTTCTTTCCCAAACACCATTAATTTTAACGGACCTGTTGCAAGGGTCACATCCGTTTAGCGAAACTTTGGGACAGGCTCAACGTCCCGCATTGATATTGGGGCAGGGGGCCCTCAACCGGGCGGATTCGCATGCGATTTTAAAAACAGTGCAAGACTTGCTGCATCGCTATCGTTTCCTTCGGGAAGACTGGAATGGATACAATGTCCTGCACACAGCTGCGGGACGCGTTGGTGGATTTGATATGGGGTTCACATCCGACCATAAAAAAAAGGATTCTAAGATTGTCTATTTATTGGGTGCCGATGAATTGGCGATGGATCAATTTGGGGATGCCTTTGTCATTTATCAGGGGCACCATGGTGATGTGGGGGCCAACAGGGCCGACGTGATTTTGCCAGGCGCTGCCTATACAGAAAAAAACGCTACCTTTGTTAACACCGAGGGGCGCGTCCAGCAAACCCGCCAGGTTATCGCCCCCCCAGGCGACGCAAAGGAAGATTGGCGCATCATTTGTTTGTTGGCTGAAAAACTTGGGGCACCGCTTTCCTATCGCAATCTGGATGATATTAGGATCAAAATCAATGATCGTATAGCACCGTCATTATGGCAGGATTTTACATCTTTAGTATCGGAAGACTTAACGGACAAACCATTTTCTTTGCCAATATCCAATTTTTATAAGGTCGATCCCATCAGTCGTCATTCCCAGATTATGACTCAATGTATGGATGCAGTGTAA
- the nuoK gene encoding NADH-quinone oxidoreductase subunit NuoK produces the protein MFTDVYYFLTVSGVLFSLGMLGIILNRQNIIRVLMSIELILLAGNINFVVFSVNLSDLSGQIFSLFVLTMSAAEVAVGLAIVVLYFRDRHTIAVDDASTLKG, from the coding sequence ATGTTCACCGATGTGTACTATTTTTTAACTGTTTCTGGTGTTTTGTTTTCATTGGGAATGTTGGGGATCATTCTAAACAGGCAAAATATCATCAGAGTGTTGATGTCGATTGAATTGATTTTATTGGCCGGAAACATTAATTTTGTTGTTTTTTCGGTAAACCTTTCAGATCTTTCGGGTCAAATATTTTCACTATTTGTGTTAACAATGTCAGCGGCGGAGGTTGCTGTTGGTTTGGCAATAGTGGTCTTGTATTTTAGGGACAGGCATACAATTGCCGTCGATGATGCAAGCACGTTAAAAGGATAA
- a CDS encoding nucleotidyltransferase domain-containing protein: protein MKEIRLADWEISAIRTAFSESFPDTDHLWLFGSRIYPEKRGGDIDLYIETTMQDVDDIGKSESKFLFMVEDAIGEQKIDIVIKCVNSDFDLLIYHVARKEGVQLV, encoded by the coding sequence ATGAAAGAAATACGTCTGGCTGATTGGGAAATATCGGCCATTCGCACAGCCTTTTCAGAATCTTTTCCGGATACCGATCATTTATGGTTGTTTGGATCGCGCATCTATCCAGAAAAACGAGGCGGTGATATTGATTTGTACATAGAAACAACCATGCAAGACGTAGATGATATCGGAAAATCAGAATCTAAATTCCTGTTCATGGTTGAGGATGCTATTGGTGAACAAAAAATTGACATTGTTATCAAGTGCGTTAATAGCGATTTTGATCTTTTGATTTATCACGTTGCAAGGAAAGAAGGGGTGCAACTCGTATGA
- the nuoI gene encoding NADH-quinone oxidoreductase subunit NuoI has protein sequence MRFFFRKIKQLLQAFGLVEILLGLWTTLRYFFKPKVTLNYPHEKGPLSPRFRGEHALRRYSDGTERCIACKLCEAICPAQAITIEAVEKEDGSRRTTRYDIDMTKCIYCGLCEEACPVDAIVEGPNFEFATCTRKELLYTKEKLLANGDRFEAEIAANSESDAAYR, from the coding sequence ATGCGCTTCTTTTTTCGCAAAATCAAACAGTTGCTGCAGGCTTTTGGTCTGGTGGAAATTCTTTTGGGGCTGTGGACGACTTTGCGGTATTTTTTTAAACCAAAAGTCACATTAAACTATCCCCATGAAAAGGGTCCCCTAAGTCCCCGCTTTCGGGGTGAACATGCCCTAAGGCGATATTCGGATGGTACAGAGCGTTGCATAGCGTGCAAACTATGCGAAGCAATATGCCCAGCACAGGCCATTACCATAGAAGCAGTCGAGAAAGAAGATGGCAGTCGCCGCACAACCCGTTATGATATAGATATGACAAAGTGTATCTATTGTGGTCTGTGCGAAGAGGCTTGCCCGGTTGATGCAATTGTCGAGGGGCCAAATTTTGAATTTGCCACATGCACCCGCAAGGAATTGCTTTATACTAAAGAAAAACTTTTGGCAAACGGTGATCGGTTCGAGGCTGAGATTGCAGCGAATAGTGAATCTGATGCAGCGTATCGTTAA
- a CDS encoding NADH-quinone oxidoreductase subunit J, producing the protein MLTHSLFYLFATALLLGGSGVIFLRNPVYAVLCLIIVFFNTAGLFLLLGAEFLAMLLVIVYVGAVAILFLFIVMTLDIQNEVAQKNTVKGRKGAFFCILLFASELLCIAYNWWESPDSIDLAAYEIPANITNTEAIGDLLYTHYFLVFIVSGLTLLVAMVGSIVLTSPSAVKNTRRKTDPRSQIMRTKKESIILARPEFHKGVEI; encoded by the coding sequence ATGCTAACACATTCACTGTTCTATCTGTTTGCAACGGCGCTTCTTCTTGGCGGCTCCGGTGTTATTTTTCTTCGTAATCCTGTTTATGCGGTTCTGTGTTTGATTATTGTTTTCTTTAATACGGCGGGACTTTTCCTTCTGTTGGGTGCAGAATTTTTAGCTATGCTTTTGGTTATTGTCTATGTTGGTGCTGTTGCAATCCTTTTTCTGTTTATCGTCATGACCCTTGATATCCAGAATGAAGTTGCCCAAAAAAACACAGTGAAGGGCAGAAAAGGGGCATTTTTTTGTATACTTTTGTTTGCCTCAGAACTTTTGTGTATTGCTTATAATTGGTGGGAATCGCCGGATTCTATTGATTTGGCCGCTTATGAAATCCCAGCAAACATTACCAACACAGAAGCCATAGGTGATCTTTTGTACACACATTATTTTCTGGTATTTATTGTTTCGGGGCTAACGCTGCTTGTTGCTATGGTTGGTTCTATTGTGTTAACGTCACCATCGGCGGTAAAAAACACGCGTCGCAAGACTGATCCCCGGTCTCAAATAATGCGAACAAAAAAGGAAAGCATTATCCTGGCAAGGCCAGAATTTCACAAAGGGGTGGAGATTTAA
- the nuoH gene encoding NADH-quinone oxidoreductase subunit NuoH, producing the protein MLLDLMDCCATLVSIAIKVILVMITLVLGVAYLTLAERKVIGAMQLRIGPNTVGPFGLLQPIADGLKLLHKEIIIPESSDKLLFLFAPVFTFSLSLSAWAVIPFDREFVLADINVGALYLLAISSLGVYGIIIAGWASNSKYALLGALRSAAQMISYEVCIGLVLVSVILCAGSLNLRDIVMAQRHIWFVFPLFPLFIVFFIASLAETNRTPFDLPEADAELVSGYNVEYSSFTYALFYLGEYANMILMSAMNSLLFFGGWLPPFDHPLTKMVPAPMWLVIKICGLLFVFLWIRATLPRYRYDQLMRLCWKIFLPIALIGVIVVSAFIVFGDY; encoded by the coding sequence ATGCTCCTTGACTTGATGGACTGCTGCGCAACCCTTGTTTCGATTGCGATCAAAGTTATCCTTGTAATGATCACATTGGTTCTTGGTGTTGCGTATTTAACGCTTGCTGAACGAAAGGTCATTGGTGCCATGCAATTGCGCATAGGTCCCAATACGGTTGGGCCATTTGGGCTTTTGCAGCCCATTGCTGATGGTTTAAAGCTTTTGCATAAAGAAATAATCATTCCGGAATCATCAGACAAGCTTCTTTTTCTGTTTGCGCCTGTTTTTACATTTAGTTTAAGTCTTTCTGCTTGGGCTGTTATCCCCTTTGATAGGGAATTCGTCTTGGCCGATATTAACGTTGGTGCGTTGTATTTGTTGGCAATCTCATCCCTCGGGGTTTATGGAATTATTATTGCCGGGTGGGCAAGTAATTCGAAATACGCTTTGCTGGGGGCGCTTAGGTCGGCGGCACAAATGATATCGTATGAGGTTTGCATTGGATTGGTTTTGGTTAGCGTTATTCTGTGCGCGGGCTCGTTGAACCTTCGGGATATTGTCATGGCCCAAAGGCATATCTGGTTTGTTTTTCCATTATTTCCCCTGTTCATTGTTTTTTTTATTGCAAGCCTGGCAGAAACAAATCGCACACCCTTTGACTTGCCAGAGGCTGACGCAGAATTGGTTTCTGGGTACAATGTTGAATATTCTTCCTTTACCTATGCATTATTTTATTTGGGGGAATATGCCAACATGATCCTGATGAGTGCTATGAATAGCCTTTTATTTTTTGGCGGATGGCTGCCCCCTTTTGATCATCCTTTAACAAAGATGGTGCCAGCCCCGATGTGGCTTGTGATCAAAATTTGTGGGCTTCTTTTTGTGTTTCTGTGGATCCGTGCAACGCTACCACGGTATCGATACGATCAGCTGATGCGTCTTTGCTGGAAAATATTTTTGCCTATTGCTTTGATTGGGGTTATTGTTGTTTCTGCCTTTATTGTCTTTGGGGATTATTAA
- a CDS encoding NADH-quinone oxidoreductase subunit M — translation MHIPLLSLIIFLPLVGVFFISTIKVEDQKNARLFALWISFVTFIFSIFLWIFFDPDDANFQFVESHAWIADYGISYHIGIDGLSLFFVLLSTFLTPLCILASWNSIQKRIREFMAALLLLEALLLGAFCAIDVFLFYIFFEGVLIPLFLIIGVWGGDRRVYASFKFFLFTLLGSVFMLLALMKFYTDAEIWSGVVELSALKLSLSTQKWIWWGFFLALAVKIPMWPVHTWLPDAHVEAPTAGSAILAGVLLKLGGYGFLRFSIALLPEASHFYAPFIMSLSVIGIIYTSLIALVQTDIKKIVAYSSVAHMGYVTLGIFTLTVEGVTGAVIQMISHGLVSAALFFCVGILYDRFHTRDISFYGGLVKIMPLFSVFLMIFILASIGLPGTSGFVGEFLTLAATFNTAPLFAFLAVPGIVLSAAYGLWLYKRLCFGKLSSSLVSNKPTKDVTTLEKVILGSLAALVLWIGIYPMPILTIVEKPVIKLLGKSIVQKTKTADF, via the coding sequence ATGCACATCCCTCTCTTAAGCTTGATTATTTTTCTGCCTTTGGTTGGTGTTTTTTTTATTAGCACCATAAAGGTCGAGGATCAAAAGAATGCCCGGCTCTTTGCGCTTTGGATTTCTTTTGTAACATTTATATTTTCCATTTTCCTTTGGATATTTTTTGATCCCGACGATGCCAATTTTCAGTTTGTCGAATCCCATGCGTGGATTGCTGATTATGGCATTTCCTATCATATTGGGATTGATGGGCTGTCCTTGTTTTTTGTTCTGCTGTCTACGTTTTTGACGCCGCTTTGTATACTTGCCAGCTGGAACAGCATACAAAAACGCATTCGTGAATTTATGGCAGCGCTTTTATTGCTGGAAGCGCTTTTGTTGGGGGCTTTTTGCGCCATTGATGTTTTTCTTTTTTACATTTTTTTTGAAGGGGTTTTGATCCCCCTTTTTCTTATCATTGGCGTTTGGGGTGGGGATCGTCGCGTTTACGCCAGTTTTAAATTCTTTTTATTCACACTTTTGGGTTCAGTTTTCATGTTGCTGGCACTTATGAAGTTTTATACCGATGCGGAAATATGGTCGGGTGTTGTGGAACTCTCGGCTCTAAAATTATCTCTCTCCACGCAAAAATGGATATGGTGGGGATTTTTTCTGGCCCTGGCTGTCAAGATTCCCATGTGGCCAGTTCATACGTGGTTGCCCGATGCCCATGTGGAGGCCCCAACGGCAGGTTCGGCCATTCTGGCGGGGGTCCTTTTAAAACTGGGTGGATATGGCTTTTTAAGATTTTCTATCGCTTTGTTACCAGAGGCAAGCCATTTTTATGCTCCGTTTATCATGAGTCTGAGCGTTATCGGGATTATCTATACGTCCCTGATTGCTCTGGTTCAAACGGATATTAAAAAAATTGTCGCCTATTCATCCGTGGCCCACATGGGGTATGTGACGCTGGGGATTTTTACCCTAACTGTCGAGGGAGTTACTGGTGCCGTCATTCAAATGATCAGTCATGGTCTGGTCTCCGCTGCATTGTTTTTTTGCGTTGGAATTTTGTACGATCGATTCCATACGCGCGATATCAGTTTCTATGGTGGCCTTGTTAAAATTATGCCCCTATTTTCTGTTTTTCTGATGATATTTATTTTGGCGTCCATCGGTTTGCCAGGGACTAGTGGATTTGTTGGGGAATTTTTAACGCTTGCTGCCACATTTAATACGGCGCCGCTTTTCGCATTTCTGGCTGTCCCTGGAATTGTGTTAAGTGCTGCATATGGGCTTTGGCTTTATAAGCGTCTTTGTTTTGGAAAGCTTTCTTCAAGCCTAGTGTCAAATAAACCCACAAAGGACGTGACAACCCTTGAGAAGGTTATTCTGGGATCGTTGGCAGCTTTGGTGTTATGGATTGGGATTTACCCAATGCCCATTTTGACCATTGTTGAAAAGCCTGTGATAAAATTATTGGGCAAAAGCATCGTCCAAAAAACCAAGACCGCGGATTTTTGA